The region CTGTCTCTGCCACTGCCCCCTGTGCCCACAACAGGGCCTGGCAGAGCAGGTGCTCACTTGTTGAAGAAAAGAATGCAAGTCAGGAGACCTAGGCCTCGGTTCTGAATCTGCCTCTCATCAGCCGGCTCtgcctccatttcttcctctgtcaAAAGGGCCAGGAGAGCAGGAAGAGGCCTCTATTGTTTCCAAGTCCCTTCTAATCCCCACTCTGTGGAGCTGCCTTGTGCTTGAGTCAGCACACCCCACTCCCATCCATCAGGGGGCGCTGAGCTCAGCCCGGGCAGCagcaagagccctgggagggtgGCTCACTGGCGTCCTCTTGGTACTTTCCCCCTCCTGGCCTCTGGAGCTGCCTCCCAAAGCAGCGTTGGGACACCCCCCCGCCCCTCACCCAACCGCTGAGAACAGGAGGCCTTCAaggatgggggagaggaagagCAAGAAACAGCCCTCTCCAGTCCGAGGGACCCTTACACATGACCCCTCACAGAATGCCCCCcatacagaggaggaaatgaagTCCAGAGAGACTACATAACTCGCTCAGGGTCTCACAGTTGGGATCCAAGTAATAATTGCTGTAATAACAAGTGAACTTTTATTGGAGGAACTTGCTTAAAGCCTCAGAACAATCCtgagttattttctgcttttcttcctacTTAACAAATTTGGAAACTAAAAGCACAGAGAACTGTCCAATGTCAGGCAGTTGGGCTATCACCTCAGACCTCTCTCCCCAGTTCCACCCAGCCCCTCCCTACTACCCCTTTCCAAGCATCCTGGCAAGCTGGCCCTGGGGCGCCAGAGTAGCTTCTTACCTGGATGTGCATCCTGGCCCTGCGCAGAAGGCTCAGTGTGGTGTATCGGGCACAGTCAGCCCCCAGGGGCATCTGCTGCTTCAGCTGCTCCAGGCACCGCTTCAGCTGGGCCCTCCTGTGGGGGAAGGGGTCTAGAGGGCAGTGCCAGCCCAGGCTTGCTGGCCAGATGAGGGACGGCAGGGGAGGGAAGGCCAGAGGGAGGCAGTTCCTGGGGCCTGGTGCTATCAGGGCAGGGTTGGGACTCACCTGCGCTTCTCCAGCTCGTTGTGCACAgacctgccaatgccagggaggATGGGGTGAGGGGGTGTCAGCTACTGCCCACACCTTCAGTCCCAGGGCCTCAAAATTCACTACAGATGTGTATCCCAAACTAGCCCACTGTGGGGACCTTGTGCTGGCCTCAGGCACCTGAGtcccaggcagaggcagagacaggaggCCTGCCCAGGTGACTGTGGGGTCCAAAGGAGGCCCCTTAGCAGCAATCAGGAAGGGCTTCCTGAACAGGTGACATGTGAGCTGAGCCCAGCAACACAAGTTGCCCAAAATGGGTAGTGGGGGGAGAGGCATTCAAATTGGGGGGAACAGTGTGCAAAGGGTTGAGagtaggagagaaaaggagaaagcctGTGGGGGAAAGCGAGTGGTTTGATATGTGGTGTATTAGGAGTGTGAGTGGAAGCAGGACCCAGAACTATTCACCGTTCCAAACACATCAGGGGTCCTCGAGAAATAGTCCTTGAACGAAgagtgtgtgtttgggggatGGGGAAACGGCAGGAGGTGTCTGAATGCCTTCAGAGCAGGGTACCTGGCCCAGAAGATGCGAGCAATAAGGAGGAAGGTGGCAGTGGAGGGGTCCGATGAAGGACGGCGTCCATTCCCCCCCCATTCCCCGCTGCCCCAGGCCCTCCTCACCGCCCACTGTCCAGCGCGCCAGGAGCTTGGGGAGACCGCTTCCTCCTCCTGTGGACTGGGCCCGGACTTCGGTGTGGGCACAGGGACGCATAGCCATGCTCTGCCTCTGCGAGAGACAGCCCCCGCCCACGTCAGGCTGGGGCTAGTTCCAGCGGGATCCCCTGGCACGGCACGGTCAGGGAGGGGCTTTTGGCTACAGGGccatttccccaccccctccagccccactgcccGCGGACCCCTAAATTGAGGGCGGGGGTGCCCCAGGACTACTGCCCTAAGGCCATGCATCCAAGTTGGGAGCCAAGTCCAGCCCAGGCCAGTGTCAGCGAGGTCGCCGCCTGGAGTCCGACCAAGGgttcttcctcacctctctcgCGGCGCTCCAGGAACTCCGCCGCCTGCAGCAAGACCTGGATGTTGCTGGCCACGGGTTCCATGTCGGCGACAGCTGGCTGCGGGCGGGCCTAGGATGCTGGCCGGAGCAGCGGCTGCACCACTTTTGTTACAATGTAACTGACACGGTGCAACAAACACAGACGCCCGGCCCGCCCCCGGAACGCCCCGCCCCGGGACAGCCCAGCTCTTGGCCCCGCCCCTGGAGCGCGCCCGGGAACCGCAGCCCACCCTCCGCGAGCCCGCCCGCCCCCTAGGACTCCCGTAGGGCTTCTATGGGCGCCGGATCCAGGCCCGGCCCTTGGGCGAACTcccgggctgggggtgggggtggggttgtgCTGCGTCTTGCCGCTTCGCTCAGCGACCCAGCGCCGGTTACTTggcttttctgggcctcagtctccagcCCCGTGCTGGTGGCAAGAGGCCCGCACACTGAGTGTGCTCTGGGGGCCAGTGGT is a window of Globicephala melas chromosome 3, mGloMel1.2, whole genome shotgun sequence DNA encoding:
- the MXD3 gene encoding max dimerization protein 3; translated protein: MEPVASNIQVLLQAAEFLERREREAEHGYASLCPHRSPGPVHRRRKRSPQAPGALDSGRSVHNELEKRRRAQLKRCLEQLKQQMPLGADCARYTTLSLLRRARMHIQKLEEQEQRARRLKEKLRSKQQSLRQQLEQLRGLAGAGERERLRADSLDSSGLSSERSDSDQEELEVDVESLVFGGEAELLRGFSAGQEHSYSHSSSTWL